DNA from Candidatus Neomarinimicrobiota bacterium:
TCCCCCGTCAATGGAATTGGATGGAGTGTAAAGTCTCCGCCTGCCCGGTCGCGGACATGTACCAGGTTGTTGGCTACCAGGTAAAGGCTGCCCGCGCTGCCCGAGATGCTGATGGCCGGCAATGCAGAGATCCGCCGCCATTGGGGCCCCGTTCCTCTGGTGTACGCATAGACCCCACTGGCTGTTCCGGCGTATAGGATCCCGCCGGTGCTGTACAGCTTATAGACCTCTGTCTGCGGCGATATCGACGTGCTGTCCTCGGAAATGACTCGCTGGGTCTTGGGGCTGATGCGGTCGATGCCGCGGGCGGTGGCGGCAAATATGTCGTCACCGTAGCGCTCCAGGTCCCATACGGCCCGGTCGCGCAGCCCGGCGTCGGCGCCAACGAAGCCCCAGGACTCATTACGGGTATCCAGTACCACGATGCCACCCATCGTCGCCAGCCAGAGTTGCCTCCCCACCCGCAGCATGTCGTTGACCCCGATATCACGGATAGCCTCGGAAACCAGCCCGCTATGGTAGCGCCACAATGATGTTCTTTCATCCCAGACGCTGAGAAAATAGGTGCCGCGCCGGGTGGAACGGGAACCTGTTCGCCGGAAAGCGTTATCGGCAAACCAGGTGCGATCCCCATCGCGGTAAAGAGTCGTTACCGGCTGCGGTGCGATACCGGCCTGAAATGACTCCAGCCTTTTGGTGAAGGGATCGCCCCGAAACAGAGTCCCCAGCACCGTGCCGTACCAGACCTTATCGGAATGATCGTGGTAAACAAAAGTAGGCACCGTGGTCATGAAACCGGGTCCGTTGAACTCTGTGATGCCGGTGGTCCACGGTCCGCTGGTAATCCATCCAAGCACGTCAGGGGGCTCGAAAAAATTGGCCCGGCTGGTGTTCCATTCCACGGGGCCAGGGGGTGGTACGATATCCCGGCGCATGAACTCTCCCGTAAACGAGTTGAGCAGGGTATAGACACCATCCATGTCGAGCCAAATGCCGTCAAATGAGCCCCCTACCCGTCTGACCGCCTGGCCCCGGAAGTAGTCTGGCAGGGCATGAAACGGCACGTTTCGCCAGGTTTCATCCGTGCGCAGCCTGAAGGAGACGCCCTGCTCATGAACCACCCACAGCCCCTCGGTCGATGCGTCGACGTAGACCTGGTAAAGGCGGCGTGAGGGCAGGCCCATATTGATCTCGGGCAGGTGATCCAGCTGCCGCGCGAAGCGGTCCGCAAACAGAAGCCCATCCAGGGTGCTGAAGTAGAGGCCATCGGTTCCTTCAGACACGGACGTGGTCGTCGCGGTGCTGGGAAAGTATTGCCAGTCTTCGGGCTCGTAGCGCATATGCTGGGCGGCCGCGAATCCGGCCAAACCGAGCATGAAACTGATGGCCTGGAGCGGGCCAGCATCAAGCCAGCGCATGGTGCTGAATAAGCTTTTCAAGTTTCTCCGGCACGACCGGCACGACCCCCATCTCTTCCACAACGGTCCCGGCTGCAAAATTGGCCAACTCCGCCGCCTCGCGAGGGCTCGCACCCGCAACCGAGGCCAGGGCGTAGCTGCTGAGCACCGTATCCCCGGCGCCACACACATCTGCCACCTCCCGGGCGCGGGTGGGAATAGGATGATGCCCCTCGGCATCGAACAGGTTCATGCCTGCTGGCCCACGGGTGATGAGCAATACCTCTGCTGCCAGACGCTGCCGCAACTCGGTCCCCGCCGCAATAATGTCATCCTCGTCTCGAAGGCTGCGACCGGCGAAGTGCTCCGTCTCGGTGAAGTTGGGCTTCACCAGACTTGCGCCGTGATAGGCGTCCAGATTGGCAAACTTGGGATCGACAAACACCGGACAGCGCGCCTCCCGGGCCCAGCCAAACAGCTGCCTGATAACCTGTTCAGGCAGGGTGCCTTTGTTATAGTCCTGAAGAATCAGGCCGTCCGCTCCGGGCAGCAGCGGCCGGACAGCCTCACAGAGCTCAGCGGCCAATGACTCCTCCAGCCATTGTTCCGACTCCTCGTCAAGCCGCGCCACGTGCTGGGAGTCAGCTATGATCCGAATCTTGTGAGTGGTTGGCCTTTGGGGGTCGGTCAGCAGGGTAGCGGGGATTCCATAGGATGCCAGCGCAGCCGTCAGTTGGCTGCCTGCGGCATCGCTGCCCACGACACCGGCCAGATCCGCCTTCGCGCCCAGGGAAATCAGATTGTAGGCTACATTGGCCGCGCCGCCCGGGCGATGCTCCACGCGGTCCACCGATACGATCGGTACGGGAGCCTCCGGTGAGATGCGCGCTACACCCCCCCAATAATAGGTATCCAGCATGACATCCCCCACCACCACCAGGCGCAGCTTGGTGAACGACTCGCGCAGCTGCTTAAAACGGTCCGGGAGCATGGTGTTACCGCTAGTTGTGCAAGTTCAGGCGCAGATGGCGAGGCCGCAGGCTCAGCCCTTTGCCTTGCCCGTCTTGCCACCCTTCCGTGGGGCCGTAACCCGGCCGGATGCGGCGGACGGTGAAGCGCCGGCCGGCTCAAACGGCTGTTCTTGCAATGATATCATAAGTACGAGGTATATCAGGCCCGTGGCCAGGTAAAAAAGGCTGCCCGCCACGAAGAGGACCCTCACCAGGGTGGCATCAATCTGGAAATATTCCGCAATGCCACCACACACGCCGCCGATGCGTTTGTCGTACCTGCTCCGGTACAAGTGCTTGGCCTCCGAAGTGGCATCTTTCGAGCTGGCCCGGCCAAAGGTATAGAGGAGGTAAAGCCCAACCACTACCAGGGCCAGGGGAACAATGCCAGGCGACCGCAGATGTAGGCCTGGCATGATGGGCCAATAGCTGAATCGGTACCGTATGCCACCCCAGAGGACCACACCGCAGCCTACCAGGACCAAGCCCCACCAGAAACGCCCCCTGCCCGACGCCGGTCGGGTATCGGCCTCAGCGCTCGCCGGGCTGTCGTCCAGCCGGCCGGGGATAATGATCCAGGCGATCACGTACAGGACCAGGCCGATGCCCCAGACCAGGGTCAGCAGAATCAACCCGAGGCGAACCAGCACCGGGTCGATGCCGAAATACTCACCCAGACCCCCACACACGCCGGCGAGTATGCGGTTGTCTTGAGAGCGATACAGGTGCTTCATGCCCATCCTTTCGCCGTAAAGCGCGGGGACAACGCCGCCCTAGCCGCCCGGGTCTGAACGGGCCTGCCCGCTGTCTGCCAGCACCGCCAGATGCCCGGCGACGGATCCGGCCAGTCCGTCCAGGTTGTAGCCACCCTCCAGGAATGAGACGATACGGCCAAAACACAGTTCCCCGGCCAGCTGGGCCACGACCCCGGTCATGCGTGCAAATCCGTCCGTGGTGATGTTCATGTGCCCCAGCGGGTCGTCCTCATGGGCGTCAAATCCTGCGGAGATGAGCAGCAGTTCCGGCGCAAATGCAGCCAGCGCGTCGGCCACCGGCCCTTCAAGAATGCCCACAAAATCACCATCGTCATGCCCCGCTGCCAGGGGGAAGTTAAGTGTGGTGCCCCTGCCGGGGCCACGACCTACTTCGTCGGCCCGGCCAGTGCCGGGATAGAGGGGGAATTCGTGTGTACTGGTATAGTGGACCCGCTCCGATTCATAAAATATTTCCTGGGTCCCGTTGCCGTGATGGACGTCCCAGTCGATGATGGCAACCCTCTCAAGCTGGTGGGTCTGTAGAGCGTAGTTGGCTGCCAGGGCCGCGTTGGCGAACAGGCAAAAGCCCATGGCACGTCCAGGCAGGGCATGATGTCCCGGTGGTCGGCCAAGTATGAAGGCGCACTGAGTCTTGCCTGCGAGCACATCATCTACGGCCTGTAGCCCCGCCCCCGCTACCTTGCGTGCGGCATCGAACGATCCAGCCGAAACCTCGGTGTCTCCGGAATCCACCGTGCGCGCACCCGCCCTGATGGAATCCTCCACGCGCTGGATGTAGGCCCGCGGATGGACCAGAGCCAGTTCTTCGGTGGTCGCTGGCCGGGCTTCCACCTGGCGGTAGGCTGCCCACTGGCCGGTAGCGCGGAGCCGGTCAGCGATGGCCTGGAGGCGGCGGGCCGATTCAGGATGCCCGGGGCTGACTTCATGCGCGGCGAAATCGGGGCTCCAGTATAATGACAGGGGAACCAACTGACTGCCTACGGACGCCTAGGCTGTCGGCTGGCTGTGCCCCGCCTGCTTGCGCTCCTGGTCGGGCGGCCGCCACCGCGCCCGGATGTCTGGCTCTGCCGGCCCCGTCCGCCTTCACGAACAGATCGAATCGAGGCAATACGGCCCCGATCCAGGGTGACCGATACGCCCGTCATGCCGCGCAGGGTATTGGGCGACAGGGTTGACAGCACGACAGTGGTGCCCTCATAACCACACTTCCTCTGAATCTGGCGCTTCACCTGTGCCAGATCCTCTACGCCCAGGTGTAGTTCGAGCTCATCGAGGAGCAGCACCTTTGCATCCGAAGCCAGGCAGATAGCCAGATCGATCTTGCGCCGTTCTCCCGGTGACAGCGTCTTCACCGACCGCGCCAGCTTGCTGGTCAAGTTCAGGGGGCGGGCCAGCTCCTGCAGCCGTTTGTCCGCCGAATCGGTGGACCAGGAGGCCGTGCGGATGCCGCTGAGCATATACCGCTCCACCGTGCCACGGGCCGCCCAACCCCTGACGGGCGCTTGCGGCAGGTAGCAGACTTCGTCCTTGAAGTTGTCAATCGACCGCCTGCCGGTCAGTGCCTGCCCATCGTACTGAATCGAGCCTTCGGATAGCGGCCTGAGGCCCGCCAAAGCTTCCAGTAGGCTCGTCTTGCCAGCGCCCGGTGGGCCAATGATGGCATATGTGATGCCGCGATGAATCTCAAAATTGGAGATGGAGAGTACGACCACGCCTTTGATGCTGGCGGACATGTTCTTGATCTCGTAAAGTGGTTGCTGCATCCCTGCCTCTATTGCAGTATGAAACGAATAAAGTTGGTCAACACCTCGTGTGATGGATCGCCGTGGTGCTCGCTGATTGCGGCGGCCGCCTCGCCGTCGCCCATCCTCAGTTTAACATACATTCGGGCAATCTGGGCTGAAAACTCCGGATGGAACTGCACGCCAAACGCATGAGCCCCCAGCCGAAATGACTGCAACCCCATCTCGTTGGCAGCCAATACTTCCGCCCCATCTGGCAGCCGGGTCACGAGCTCCTGGTGACTTTCATACACGGGCACCCGTGGGTCCAGTCCGTGAAACAGTGGCGACCCGGCGCCGGCAGCGGTGAGCTGCACATGGCCTGCGCCCAGCTCCCAGCCCGCGGTATTCAGCCCTACCTCCCCACCGGTGGCGGCTGCGAGCAACTGATGCCCGAAACAGACTCCCAGAATGGGGTGCCCCGCTGCCACTGCCTGCGCAATCCGCTCCTTGGCCGGTGGGAGCCACGCTAGGGGATCGTTTACCGAATCGGGCGAACCGCTGATGATCCATCCATCCGAGTCCCTGGTGGACGGCACCGCGTCGCCCTTATGGAGGGCGTGTACCTGGTATTCTGCCGGCGCCCCGGCGCGCTCTTGAAACCAGCGGGCAAAATCGCCGAACCGCTCCCGGATGGGCGCCAGGGTCTGCCCCGTCAGCAGGATTCCAATGCGCGGCCGGCCCGGTCCTACGCCCATAAGGCCCTACCGCGGCAACCGCAACTTGTCCCGATTCCCGAAGCTTCGGGACGGGATTCGGGAGGCGATGTCGGTCAAAATGGATTTGAAAGTGTGTTGCACGCCGCTTTGCGCCGTGCCTCGAACGGCCGATTTTTGCAGCTGAAAAAACGCCCCTAGGTCTGGCCCGCCAGGAAATGCTCCGCGTCGATGGCCGCCGCGCAGCCGGTACCGGCGGCGGTGACGGCCTGACGGTAGACCGCATCCTGGACATCACCACTGGCGAACACGCCGGGAATGGAGGTGCGGGACGACTTGTCCTGCGTCACCAGATACCCGCGCTTATCGGTCTCCAGCTGCCCCACGAACAGCTCTGTATTCGGGATGTGGCCGATGGCAATGAACAAACCGTCGCTGGTCACGTCTTCCAGCTTCCCGGTCAATGTATCCTTCAGCCTGACGCCCGTGAACCCTCCGTTCTGGGGGTCGCCATGCAACTGTTCAACCACCGCATTCCAGTGTATGTCCACCTTTGGATTGCCCAGCGTGCGCCGCTCCATGATCTTGGAAGCACGCAGCTTATCCCGCCGGTGAATGATGGTCACCTTGCTGGCGAACTTGGTAAGGAAATGGGCCTCTTCCATGGCCGCATCGCCGCCGCCTACTACCAGCACGTCCTTATCCTTGAAAAAGAAACCGTCGCAGGTGGCACAGGCGGAAATCCCGTGACCCATGAGCTCTATTTCACCGTCCAGGCCCATCAGCCGCGCCGTAGCGCCGGTACTGATGATCAGCGACTCGGCTTTGGTGAGCTCGTCCCCCACCCAAACCTTAAAAGGACGCTCGGAGAGGTCCACTCTTGTGACATGTTCAAAGCGCGTATCTGCGCCAAACCGCTGCGCCTGTTCGCGAAACAGGTCCATCATCGCCGGCCCCAAAACGCCGTCGGGAAAGCCGGGGTAATTTTCCACGTCAGTGGTAATCATCAGCTGGCCTCCAGGCTGTGTGCCCTCAAAGACCAGCGGCTGCAGCTGGGCTCTGGCGGCATACAGCGCCGCCGTAAGTCCGGCCGGGCCGGAGCCGATAATGACAACCTTTCGAGACTCGGACACCATTCCCTGATTACGAGTTGAGCGCCGCGTCTACCATTTCCACAATATGTGCCTTGGGGACCGCCCCCACAATCTGATTGTTCACCTGTCCATCCTTGAACAGCAACATCGTCGGAATCCCGCGGATACCGTACTTTGCGGCCACACCGGGGTTATGATCAACGTTGAGCTTGCCCACAACAATCTTGTCCTTGTATTCAGCCGCCACCTCTTCAATGATGGGTGCCACAATATGACAGGGGCCACACCATTCCGCCCAAAAATCTACCAGCACGGGCTGGTCAGAGCCCAAAACCTGCTCCTCGAAGTTCTCCTCGGAAATTTCAACCGTATTCTTTCCCATACCAGCCTTGCTCCTTACTTCTTAGAATGAGCCTCTGCCCAAAATTCCGCCCTGAAGTTATCGCCAATGGCGTGGGTGAGGCAAAGGCTACCGGATTTACGCTCCGAGGGCGCGGTGGTTCCATCGGCTGGACGACAAACATAGGGATAGGCCGCACCGCTGCCCGTGTGTTTGCCGGAACTGATATCCCCTACCGTGCCCGGGCCAGGTAGACCAGGGTCTCCCTCAGGCGCGTTTTCTGGTACAGCCCGCGCCGTTGGGCCCCAACCGACCGAAGATGCTCCCCGGCTCCACGCGGAAGGAAACCTCATCCACGACCCGGCTCCCATGGAACGCCTTGACAACGCCCCGAACGTCCAGGCCAGGTGCGTCGGCAGGCCCGCCTAAGGTTGCCGGATGAAGTCCAACAGCAGTTGCCCCACCTCGGTGTTGTCCAGCAGGGCATCGAAGGCGGCACTGCCCGGCCCGCTGGCGAATATCGGCAGGAAGTTCCCCGTGTGGCCGTGCGTCGTCCACTTCAGTTGGCCTGGTCTGCTACCTTTTCCATTGAGCATCAGGCCGCCGGTTTCATGATCGCCGGTGAATATCAGCAGCACTTCGGGGTGCGTGGCCTGGTAATCGAGCAGCGTTTCAACCGTGGCCATGACGTCGTCCAGGGCAGCCAGGACGCCAGCGGTATTGTTGCGGTGGCTCTGGGTGTCGGTGCCTTCATCCTCGATGAGCAGAAAGAAGCCCTGGGGGTGGCCTTTAAGACGGTCGAGCGCCACCGCCGTCATCGCGGCCAGGGTGGGGGTTCGCCGCGGCGGAACGGGCATCTCGCCACCAGC
Protein-coding regions in this window:
- a CDS encoding bifunctional hydroxymethylpyrimidine kinase/phosphomethylpyrimidine kinase, producing MLPDRFKQLRESFTKLRLVVVGDVMLDTYYWGGVARISPEAPVPIVSVDRVEHRPGGAANVAYNLISLGAKADLAGVVGSDAAGSQLTAALASYGIPATLLTDPQRPTTHKIRIIADSQHVARLDEESEQWLEESLAAELCEAVRPLLPGADGLILQDYNKGTLPEQVIRQLFGWAREARCPVFVDPKFANLDAYHGASLVKPNFTETEHFAGRSLRDEDDIIAAGTELRQRLAAEVLLITRGPAGMNLFDAEGHHPIPTRAREVADVCGAGDTVLSSYALASVAGASPREAAELANFAAGTVVEEMGVVPVVPEKLEKLIQHHALA
- a CDS encoding PspC domain-containing protein, whose amino-acid sequence is MPGLHLRSPGIVPLALVVVGLYLLYTFGRASSKDATSEAKHLYRSRYDKRIGGVCGGIAEYFQIDATLVRVLFVAGSLFYLATGLIYLVLMISLQEQPFEPAGASPSAASGRVTAPRKGGKTGKAKG
- a CDS encoding histone deacetylase yields the protein MVPLSLYWSPDFAAHEVSPGHPESARRLQAIADRLRATGQWAAYRQVEARPATTEELALVHPRAYIQRVEDSIRAGARTVDSGDTEVSAGSFDAARKVAGAGLQAVDDVLAGKTQCAFILGRPPGHHALPGRAMGFCLFANAALAANYALQTHQLERVAIIDWDVHHGNGTQEIFYESERVHYTSTHEFPLYPGTGRADEVGRGPGRGTTLNFPLAAGHDDGDFVGILEGPVADALAAFAPELLLISAGFDAHEDDPLGHMNITTDGFARMTGVVAQLAGELCFGRIVSFLEGGYNLDGLAGSVAGHLAVLADSGQARSDPGG
- a CDS encoding ATP-binding cassette domain-containing protein — translated: MQQPLYEIKNMSASIKGVVVLSISNFEIHRGITYAIIGPPGAGKTSLLEALAGLRPLSEGSIQYDGQALTGRRSIDNFKDEVCYLPQAPVRGWAARGTVERYMLSGIRTASWSTDSADKRLQELARPLNLTSKLARSVKTLSPGERRKIDLAICLASDAKVLLLDELELHLGVEDLAQVKRQIQRKCGYEGTTVVLSTLSPNTLRGMTGVSVTLDRGRIASIRSVREGGRGRQSQTSGRGGGRPTRSASRRGTASRQPRRP
- a CDS encoding gamma-glutamyl-gamma-aminobutyrate hydrolase family protein (Members of this family of hydrolases with an active site Cys residue belong to MEROPS family C26.), which encodes MGVGPGRPRIGILLTGQTLAPIRERFGDFARWFQERAGAPAEYQVHALHKGDAVPSTRDSDGWIISGSPDSVNDPLAWLPPAKERIAQAVAAGHPILGVCFGHQLLAAATGGEVGLNTAGWELGAGHVQLTAAGAGSPLFHGLDPRVPVYESHQELVTRLPDGAEVLAANEMGLQSFRLGAHAFGVQFHPEFSAQIARMYVKLRMGDGEAAAAISEHHGDPSHEVLTNFIRFILQ
- the trxB gene encoding thioredoxin-disulfide reductase — protein: MVSESRKVVIIGSGPAGLTAALYAARAQLQPLVFEGTQPGGQLMITTDVENYPGFPDGVLGPAMMDLFREQAQRFGADTRFEHVTRVDLSERPFKVWVGDELTKAESLIISTGATARLMGLDGEIELMGHGISACATCDGFFFKDKDVLVVGGGDAAMEEAHFLTKFASKVTIIHRRDKLRASKIMERRTLGNPKVDIHWNAVVEQLHGDPQNGGFTGVRLKDTLTGKLEDVTSDGLFIAIGHIPNTELFVGQLETDKRGYLVTQDKSSRTSIPGVFASGDVQDAVYRQAVTAAGTGCAAAIDAEHFLAGQT
- the trxA gene encoding thioredoxin; translated protein: MGKNTVEISEENFEEQVLGSDQPVLVDFWAEWCGPCHIVAPIIEEVAAEYKDKIVVGKLNVDHNPGVAAKYGIRGIPTMLLFKDGQVNNQIVGAVPKAHIVEMVDAALNS